One genomic window of Myxococcales bacterium includes the following:
- a CDS encoding flippase, with protein sequence MSTFARIAKNTASLAAGNLITKFLSLAFFVYVARRLGDLGFGRFSTATALVGLAAVLPNYIARPYLIRETARAPQKAGLILAQVSLTNFVFSLLLFATLRVIAPHLGYHPDTVAAILILGFALVFDTATNSYHAALAGFERLDLSALLNIGNTLITVTVGGAVLWLGYGLTPLVLSYATAKFLTFGLALGMLRRVGAAPAPRFDPALMLTLLKGSWPFFVTTLFVMLYARLDIVMLSFFRPESEVGYYNAAYKVMEGLGLLSASFVTAIYPVLSRLFVDRPDRLREVYHQSLRYLVAFVLPAATGLALIADDLMPLLFGASFAPAATALAILVWGQALDGINPLLSQTLRATDRERSVAVITGIGAAINLVANLILIPPYGLYGAAIATVLSFGILLVINLWAIHAVVGAVPLRGPLLRTLAATLLMAGSLYYLSRWVLAGWPAGGRLALTLVAGFVLYPAFAWICGVLDAADRRLLLTPLRRRFAPKTPAGR encoded by the coding sequence ATGAGCACCTTCGCCCGCATTGCGAAAAACACCGCATCGCTGGCGGCGGGCAATCTGATCACCAAGTTCCTCAGCCTGGCGTTTTTCGTTTACGTGGCCCGTCGTCTGGGCGATCTGGGTTTCGGCCGGTTTTCGACCGCGACGGCGCTGGTCGGCCTGGCGGCGGTGCTGCCCAACTACATCGCGCGGCCGTATCTGATCCGGGAAACCGCCCGGGCGCCCCAGAAGGCCGGGCTCATCCTGGCGCAGGTGTCGCTGACCAATTTCGTGTTTTCGCTGCTGCTCTTCGCGACGTTGCGGGTGATCGCCCCGCACCTGGGCTACCACCCGGACACCGTGGCGGCGATTCTCATTCTGGGTTTCGCGCTGGTGTTCGACACGGCGACCAACAGCTATCACGCCGCGCTGGCCGGCTTCGAGCGCCTCGACCTGTCGGCGCTGCTCAACATCGGCAACACGCTGATCACGGTGACGGTCGGCGGCGCCGTGCTGTGGCTCGGCTACGGCCTGACGCCGCTGGTGCTCAGCTACGCCACGGCCAAGTTTCTGACCTTCGGGCTGGCGCTGGGGATGCTGCGCCGGGTGGGGGCGGCGCCCGCGCCGCGTTTCGACCCCGCGCTGATGCTGACGCTGCTCAAGGGCTCCTGGCCGTTTTTCGTCACCACGCTGTTTGTCATGCTCTACGCGCGCCTCGACATCGTCATGCTTTCGTTCTTCCGGCCGGAAAGCGAAGTCGGCTATTACAACGCCGCCTACAAGGTCATGGAAGGCCTCGGCCTGTTATCGGCGAGCTTCGTCACCGCCATCTACCCGGTGCTTTCGCGGCTGTTTGTCGATCGCCCCGACCGCCTGCGCGAGGTCTATCACCAATCGCTACGCTACCTCGTGGCGTTCGTCCTGCCCGCCGCCACCGGACTGGCGCTGATCGCCGACGACCTGATGCCCCTCCTGTTCGGCGCTTCCTTCGCGCCCGCGGCGACGGCCCTGGCGATCCTGGTCTGGGGGCAGGCGCTCGACGGCATCAATCCCTTGCTGTCGCAGACGCTACGGGCCACCGACCGCGAACGTAGCGTGGCGGTGATCACCGGCATCGGCGCGGCGATCAACCTGGTGGCGAACCTGATCCTGATTCCGCCGTACGGCCTGTACGGCGCGGCGATCGCCACGGTGCTGAGCTTCGGCATCCTGCTGGTCATCAACCTGTGGGCGATTCACGCGGTGGTCGGCGCGGTGCCGTTGCGCGGCCCGCTGCTGCGCACGCTGGCGGCGACGCTGCTGATGGCCGGCAGCCTCTACTACCTGTCGCGGTGGGTGCTGGCCGGATGGCCGGCGGGCGGACGGCTGGCGCTGACGCTGGTCGCCGGCTTCGTGCTGTACCCCGCGTTCGCCTGGATCTGCGGCGTGCTCGACGCGGCGGACCGCCGGTTGTTGCTGACGCCGCTACGGCGCCGGTTCGCGCCGAAAACGCCGGCGGGGCGATAG